A genome region from Candidatus Omnitrophota bacterium includes the following:
- a CDS encoding SpoIID/LytB domain-containing protein produces the protein MRTRLCFLTIFAAISVITAPAVHCLQEFTAAHDPVRVRVAVAKGADSVRIFIAGNFRIIDHLSKSVLLEEKYLPETGLIATDTGFGLDGKEISANAISVEPVGGSRVYINGRIFRGEIRVFKDGMKLTVVNTVDLEEYLYGVMRNEVSTWWPMEALKAQAIAARTYALSQIKESKAKDYDVTADVSSQVYGGIFSEKWRTNKAVDETRDQVLTYNGVIFPAFFHATCGGSTFDAAYLWNIDLPPLKGVKCRWCRKSPHFYWEKWMSVKEAEEKLAGAGYPVGDIIGFEAVKRDPFSARILELKIKGDKGEAVLLAKDFRRMIGADIVRSTNFKVTVIGEYVAFEGLGWGHGVGLCQWGAYYMSRAGKKADEILGFYYPGSKITYLKDAK, from the coding sequence CTCCTGCGGTCCACTGCTTACAGGAGTTCACCGCCGCGCACGATCCGGTCCGCGTCCGCGTCGCAGTCGCAAAGGGCGCCGATTCGGTAAGGATCTTCATCGCCGGGAATTTCAGGATAATAGACCATCTCTCAAAAAGCGTCCTACTGGAGGAGAAGTACCTGCCCGAAACAGGCCTTATAGCGACCGATACGGGATTCGGTCTGGACGGTAAGGAGATCAGCGCCAACGCTATCTCGGTGGAACCCGTAGGCGGCTCGCGTGTCTATATAAACGGGCGCATATTCAGGGGCGAGATAAGGGTATTTAAGGACGGAATGAAATTGACCGTCGTAAATACGGTTGACCTGGAAGAATACCTTTACGGCGTCATGCGCAACGAGGTCTCGACGTGGTGGCCGATGGAGGCGCTTAAGGCCCAGGCGATAGCTGCAAGGACCTATGCGTTGAGCCAGATAAAAGAATCGAAGGCGAAAGATTATGATGTCACGGCTGATGTGAGTTCCCAGGTCTACGGAGGTATCTTTTCCGAGAAATGGCGGACAAACAAGGCCGTGGACGAGACGAGGGACCAGGTCCTGACGTATAACGGGGTTATATTCCCGGCTTTTTTCCACGCCACATGCGGCGGCAGCACATTCGACGCCGCTTACCTTTGGAACATCGACCTCCCTCCGCTGAAGGGGGTAAAGTGCAGGTGGTGCAGGAAATCGCCGCACTTTTACTGGGAAAAATGGATGTCGGTAAAAGAGGCGGAGGAGAAACTCGCGGGCGCCGGCTATCCTGTCGGTGACATAATCGGGTTTGAAGCCGTGAAAAGAGATCCGTTCTCAGCCCGGATATTGGAATTAAAGATCAAGGGCGACAAAGGGGAGGCGGTCCTCCTCGCGAAGGATTTCAGGCGGATGATCGGGGCCGATATAGTAAGGAGCACGAATTTCAAGGTCACGGTGATAGGGGAATATGTGGCCTTCGAAGGGCTGGGGTGGGGGCACGGGGTAGGCCTTTGCCAGTGGGGAGCATATTACATGTCCCGCGCCGGCAAGAAGGCGGACGAGATACTTGGATTTTATTATCCCGGCTCAAAGATAACCTATCTTAAGGACGCGAAATGA
- the queA gene encoding tRNA preQ1(34) S-adenosylmethionine ribosyltransferase-isomerase QueA — translation MRLSEFDYKLPEELIAQYPAQAREASRLMVVHKISKKIEHRNFRDIVDYIGPQDCLVVNDTKVIKARLPAKRADTGAKAEITLIEKMSERLYKCLIDTSTKIKVGTKFTFGAAELTGVIRGESEGIRLIEFSINGADFGAILDKIGIVPLPPYIKRLPEKSDEERYQTVYARTPGAVAAPTAGLHFTDETLDKIKARGAQVESVTLHVGYGTFKPVSVDEVSRHKLEPEVFEFKEEAALRLNDVKEKGGKIFAVGTTTCRVLENQAQLVKGSKNRVEKGKGWTNLFIYPPYNFKFVDALVTNFHLPKTTLLMLVAAFCGREVLSRAYDEAVKEKYRFYSYGDSMLII, via the coding sequence ATGAGACTGAGCGAATTCGATTATAAACTTCCGGAAGAGCTTATCGCGCAATATCCGGCGCAGGCGCGCGAAGCCTCACGGCTTATGGTAGTCCATAAGATATCAAAGAAGATAGAACACAGGAACTTCCGCGACATCGTCGATTATATCGGGCCCCAGGATTGCCTCGTCGTAAACGACACGAAGGTCATAAAGGCGAGGCTTCCGGCGAAGAGAGCGGATACGGGAGCAAAGGCCGAGATAACGCTCATAGAAAAGATGAGCGAGAGGCTCTATAAGTGCCTGATAGATACTTCCACAAAGATAAAAGTCGGCACGAAGTTCACGTTCGGCGCCGCCGAACTCACCGGCGTCATCCGCGGCGAGAGCGAAGGGATAAGGCTTATCGAATTCAGCATAAACGGCGCGGATTTCGGGGCTATACTGGATAAGATAGGCATAGTGCCCCTTCCGCCTTATATAAAGCGTCTGCCGGAGAAATCCGACGAGGAGAGGTACCAGACCGTCTATGCCAGGACGCCGGGAGCGGTCGCGGCACCGACCGCCGGACTGCATTTTACCGACGAGACCCTGGATAAGATCAAAGCCAGGGGTGCGCAGGTCGAGTCGGTGACCCTGCATGTCGGGTATGGGACGTTCAAACCGGTTTCGGTAGACGAGGTCTCTAGGCATAAATTAGAGCCCGAGGTATTTGAATTTAAGGAAGAGGCCGCGCTGAGGTTAAACGATGTTAAAGAGAAGGGCGGTAAAATATTCGCGGTCGGGACAACTACCTGCAGGGTGCTGGAGAACCAGGCGCAACTCGTAAAGGGCTCGAAGAACCGGGTCGAGAAGGGCAAAGGATGGACCAATCTTTTCATATATCCGCCGTATAATTTTAAATTTGTCGACGCGCTGGTGACGAATTTCCATCTGCCGAAAACGACGCTTCTGATGCTCGTCGCGGCTTTTTGCGGCAGGGAAGTCCTTTCCCGGGCCTACGACGAGGCCGTGAAAGAGAAGTACCGGTTTTACAGTTACGGCGACTCGATGTTGATAATATGA
- the tgt gene encoding tRNA guanosine(34) transglycosylase Tgt yields MKIEIIAKDKGTKARVGKVKTSHGEFDTPAFMPVGTQATVKTLSNDELDACGVQILLSNAYHLYLRPGEEIIKNAGGLHKFMNWQKPVLTDSGGFQVFSLAVLRKVSDEGVEFQSHIDGSKHMLTPEKMLEFQTCLGSDIMMVLDECVHYPCEYEMAKRAAVRTLEWARRSRERFEKDFDSKPNKKQAIFGIVQGASYKDLREDSAKMLVKMDFDGYALGGLAVGEPREITNEMTQFTAALLPEGKPRYLMGVGEPQDLFDAVSAGIDMFDCVVPTRNGRNGTAFTSNGRFSVRTAVNAKGLGPIEEGCGCYACRNHTRSYIRHLFNTDEILGLKLVSLHNTYFYQGLMKKIRQAIRGGKFVKFRDDFMERYEPAGTTAAQKKG; encoded by the coding sequence ATGAAGATAGAGATAATCGCGAAAGACAAGGGGACGAAAGCCCGTGTGGGGAAGGTAAAGACATCGCACGGAGAGTTTGATACCCCGGCGTTCATGCCCGTGGGGACGCAGGCGACGGTAAAGACGCTCTCGAACGACGAGTTGGACGCTTGCGGCGTGCAGATACTCCTGTCGAACGCGTACCACCTCTACCTGCGTCCCGGCGAAGAGATAATAAAGAACGCGGGCGGCCTCCATAAATTCATGAATTGGCAGAAGCCGGTATTGACCGACTCGGGCGGGTTCCAGGTTTTTAGCCTCGCGGTGCTGAGGAAAGTGAGCGACGAAGGCGTGGAGTTCCAGTCGCACATAGACGGCTCGAAGCATATGCTTACGCCGGAGAAGATGTTGGAGTTCCAGACTTGCCTCGGAAGTGATATAATGATGGTACTTGACGAGTGCGTCCATTATCCATGCGAATACGAGATGGCGAAACGCGCCGCCGTAAGGACGCTCGAGTGGGCGAGGCGCTCCAGGGAGCGGTTTGAAAAGGATTTCGATTCCAAGCCCAATAAGAAGCAGGCCATCTTCGGTATAGTGCAGGGCGCCTCCTATAAGGACCTGAGGGAAGATAGCGCGAAGATGCTGGTCAAGATGGATTTTGACGGTTACGCGTTGGGCGGACTCGCGGTAGGCGAACCCCGGGAGATCACCAACGAGATGACGCAATTCACGGCAGCGCTGCTGCCGGAGGGTAAACCGCGTTATCTCATGGGTGTCGGCGAGCCGCAGGATCTCTTCGACGCGGTATCCGCCGGGATCGACATGTTTGACTGTGTCGTCCCGACCAGGAACGGCAGGAACGGCACCGCTTTTACCTCGAACGGGCGTTTCTCCGTGAGGACGGCGGTGAACGCGAAGGGACTGGGCCCTATAGAAGAGGGGTGCGGCTGCTACGCGTGCAGGAACCATACAAGGAGTTATATCAGGCACCTCTTCAACACCGACGAGATCCTCGGCCTGAAGCTGGTATCGCTGCACAACACATATTTTTACCAAGGCCTAATGAAAAAGATAAGACAGGCGATAAGGGGCGGAAAGTTCGTAAAGTTCAGGGATGATTTTATGGAGAGGTACGAACCCGCCGGGACAACGGCGGCACAAAAGAAAGGATAG
- the yajC gene encoding preprotein translocase subunit YajC has product MEQQGANAIASFLPLILIFVVFYFLLIRPQQKQKKEHEEMVKNLAKNDEVITSGGIHGTIVNVKDTSVVLRIDDNSKMEVEKYAIAYTTKKRTGEEK; this is encoded by the coding sequence ATGGAACAACAAGGCGCAAACGCGATAGCAAGTTTTTTACCACTGATCCTCATATTTGTGGTATTTTATTTCCTGCTCATAAGACCCCAGCAGAAACAGAAGAAGGAACACGAAGAGATGGTGAAGAACCTCGCCAAGAACGATGAGGTCATCACGAGCGGCGGGATACACGGCACGATAGTCAACGTAAAGGATACATCCGTGGTCCTCCGCATTGACGATAACTCGAAGATGGAAGTCGAGAAATACGCGATAGCTTACACGACAAAGAAGAGGACAGGAGAGGAGAAATGA
- the secD gene encoding protein translocase subunit SecD produces MNRGLPWKAGLIFALIAASFWLIYPPFDVKDKDGKVIQEGKIKLGLDLKGGMHLLLKVDTSHLPENAREDAGDRAIEVIRNRIDQFGVREPSIQRQGKDEIVVQLPGVTDRERALSIIGRTALLEFKLVSDDAEKMKQALTGNVPEGYELKTSLDDEGKLLLEKQAVMTGEGLSNAAIHFDQSKFNEPTVNITFNSEGAKKFARITSENVGRRLAIVLDGKVQSAPVIREAIPSGEAVISGRFTVENARDLSLVLRTGALPAPMYIEEERTVGPLLGQDSINKGIKASLIGGVLILVFMAGYYLLSGLIADVALSLNLLFTLGCLGFLPYVFPGISATLTLPGIAGIALSLGMAVDANVLINERIREELQAGKALRQAVSLGYDKAFSAIFDSNLTTLVAALFLFQFGTGPIRGFAVTLTIGLMASMFTAIFVTRVIMETLLNAGLVKSLPMLKLIKETKIDFIGKRKIFYAISIIVIGVGLFSFFSKQDKAYGIDFSGGQLQEFMFKSAPDIEGVRKTLKELNLEDASIQQFKDNPRVILIRTAADKSTDLTNKLKSAFPDQDIQMLKIEHVGPVAGKHLKTKAVYAIIWSLIGILVYVAFRFKHFNFAVAGVIALTHDVLVALGFLALTNRAIDLLSVTAFLTIAGYSINDTIVIYDRVRENLRLNRKMSLYDVINLSVNQTLGRTLLTSGVTLLVVLAIFLYGGEVLSNFAFALLVGFVSGVYSTVYIASPLVLAFQPRKKVIGK; encoded by the coding sequence ATGAACAGAGGGCTTCCCTGGAAAGCGGGATTAATATTCGCTTTAATAGCGGCTTCATTTTGGCTCATCTATCCGCCTTTTGACGTCAAGGATAAAGACGGGAAGGTGATACAGGAAGGCAAGATAAAGCTCGGCCTCGACTTGAAGGGCGGGATGCATCTTTTGCTTAAAGTCGATACCAGCCACCTGCCGGAGAACGCGCGTGAAGACGCCGGCGACAGGGCTATCGAGGTCATAAGGAACAGGATAGACCAGTTCGGGGTAAGGGAGCCGTCTATCCAGAGGCAAGGCAAGGACGAGATAGTGGTCCAGCTTCCCGGCGTCACCGACCGCGAGCGCGCCTTGAGCATAATCGGGCGGACCGCCCTGCTTGAATTCAAGCTGGTCTCAGATGACGCGGAAAAGATGAAGCAGGCGTTGACCGGCAATGTCCCCGAAGGCTATGAGCTAAAGACTTCCCTAGACGATGAGGGTAAGCTGCTGCTGGAAAAGCAGGCTGTCATGACAGGCGAGGGGCTCTCGAACGCCGCGATACATTTCGACCAGAGCAAATTCAACGAGCCGACGGTCAATATTACGTTTAATTCGGAAGGAGCGAAAAAATTCGCGAGGATAACAAGCGAGAATGTCGGCAGGAGGCTGGCAATAGTCCTTGACGGCAAAGTGCAGTCTGCCCCGGTCATAAGGGAAGCGATACCTTCAGGCGAGGCCGTGATAAGCGGAAGGTTCACGGTCGAGAACGCCAGGGACCTCTCATTGGTATTGAGGACCGGCGCGCTACCTGCCCCCATGTATATCGAAGAGGAGAGGACTGTCGGCCCGTTGCTTGGGCAGGATTCCATCAATAAGGGTATAAAGGCGAGTTTGATAGGAGGCGTGCTTATCCTTGTATTTATGGCCGGTTATTACCTCCTATCCGGTCTCATCGCCGACGTAGCCCTCAGCTTAAACTTGTTGTTCACCCTCGGATGCCTCGGATTTTTGCCTTACGTATTCCCCGGCATATCCGCCACGCTGACCCTCCCCGGTATCGCAGGTATAGCCCTTTCGCTCGGCATGGCAGTCGACGCGAACGTGCTTATCAATGAAAGAATAAGGGAGGAATTGCAGGCCGGAAAGGCGCTGCGGCAGGCAGTCAGCCTCGGTTATGACAAGGCATTCAGCGCCATATTCGACTCGAACCTTACGACGCTGGTCGCGGCTCTATTCCTCTTCCAGTTCGGGACAGGCCCGATAAGGGGCTTTGCTGTGACCCTGACCATCGGCCTCATGGCGAGCATGTTTACGGCGATCTTCGTTACGCGCGTCATAATGGAAACCCTCCTGAACGCCGGGCTGGTAAAATCCCTGCCGATGTTGAAGCTTATCAAGGAGACAAAAATAGATTTTATCGGGAAGAGGAAGATATTTTATGCCATCTCTATCATCGTGATAGGCGTAGGGCTCTTCTCATTTTTCTCGAAACAAGATAAGGCGTACGGAATAGACTTCTCCGGAGGCCAGCTCCAGGAGTTTATGTTCAAGTCCGCCCCGGATATCGAAGGCGTCAGGAAGACGCTGAAAGAGCTTAACCTCGAGGATGCCTCGATCCAGCAGTTCAAGGATAATCCGAGGGTCATACTCATAAGGACCGCAGCCGACAAGAGCACGGACCTTACGAACAAGCTGAAGAGCGCTTTCCCGGACCAGGATATACAGATGCTCAAGATAGAGCATGTCGGGCCGGTCGCGGGAAAGCACCTCAAAACAAAGGCCGTATACGCGATCATATGGTCGCTGATCGGCATATTGGTATATGTCGCTTTCAGGTTCAAGCACTTTAATTTCGCTGTGGCGGGCGTCATAGCCCTTACACATGACGTCCTGGTGGCGTTGGGCTTCCTGGCGTTGACGAACAGGGCAATAGACCTGTTGAGCGTCACGGCTTTCCTTACCATCGCCGGTTATTCGATAAACGATACCATCGTCATCTATGACAGGGTAAGGGAGAATTTGCGGCTAAACAGGAAGATGAGCCTGTATGATGTGATAAACCTGAGCGTCAACCAGACTCTGGGAAGGACGCTATTGACCTCGGGGGTCACGCTCCTCGTGGTATTGGCGATCTTCCTTTACGGCGGCGAGGTCCTGAGCAATTTCGCGTTCGCGCTGCTGGTGGGTTTTGTTTCCGGCGTATATTCGACCGTCTATATCGCCAGCCCGCTTGTGTTGGCATTTCAGCCGAGGAAGAAAGTAATTGGGAAATAA
- a CDS encoding cation diffusion facilitator family transporter: MGNNRYIQIRNILIWILALNWGVAVAKIVYGLLTQSLAMTSDGFHSLSDGSSNIIGLIGIAVASRPRDVGHPYGHGKYETLASMAIAVALFFIAFKLITESIHRLVHQELINPVANVGSFIVMGVTLAVNIGVMRYEYRRGKQLGSDFLVADAMHTGSDIFTSITVVISLVSVRMGLPIIDVIAGIIISLLIAYIGVRILMESSKVLTDYAVIEVQQICDALSDIKEIVGCHRIRTRGRSDDIHVDLHVTVDKNMPVGKAHDLSTTIEKRIREKFPGVTDVIVHIEPA; the protein is encoded by the coding sequence TTGGGAAATAATAGGTATATACAGATAAGAAATATCCTTATCTGGATACTCGCACTCAACTGGGGAGTGGCCGTGGCCAAGATCGTATACGGCCTTTTGACGCAGTCCCTGGCCATGACATCCGACGGTTTCCATTCGCTTTCGGACGGGTCGTCGAATATAATCGGCCTGATCGGGATAGCGGTGGCGTCGCGGCCCAGGGATGTCGGCCATCCTTACGGCCACGGCAAGTATGAAACCCTCGCCTCGATGGCCATCGCGGTGGCGCTCTTCTTCATAGCCTTCAAACTCATAACGGAATCTATACACAGGCTGGTCCACCAGGAGCTTATCAATCCCGTGGCAAACGTGGGCAGCTTCATTGTGATGGGCGTGACCCTGGCAGTCAATATAGGCGTGATGAGATATGAATATAGAAGAGGAAAGCAACTGGGCAGCGATTTCCTTGTCGCCGACGCGATGCACACGGGTTCGGACATTTTCACTTCCATCACGGTCGTGATCAGCCTGGTCAGCGTCAGGATGGGGCTTCCCATCATAGACGTCATCGCAGGCATAATAATATCGCTGTTGATCGCGTATATAGGGGTCAGGATACTCATGGAGAGTTCGAAGGTCCTAACCGATTACGCGGTCATCGAAGTGCAGCAAATATGCGACGCGCTCTCCGATATAAAGGAGATAGTCGGCTGCCACCGTATAAGGACGCGCGGCCGCTCCGATGATATCCATGTCGACCTCCACGTGACCGTGGACAAGAACATGCCTGTCGGGAAGGCCCACGACCTGTCTACTACCATCGAGAAGCGCATTCGCGAAAAATTCCCCGGCGTCACAGATGTGATAGTCCATATAGAGCCCGCCTGA
- the recJ gene encoding single-stranded-DNA-specific exonuclease RecJ: MESLDDSAGAGLAEALGISPVLARLLIKRSVNNPQEARSFLSCGLSSLHDPFLFKDMEKAAARIRSAIENKERVLVYGDYDVDGLTATALLYATLKRYGVHAHNYIPDRVKEGYGLNLEALENARKDGAKLVIAVDCGITAAEEIGFLNKHRIDSIILDHHQPVKGNLPEALAILDPFVPGCRYPYKHLASVGLVYKLMQALGWSREEDLDLVALGTISDVAPLTGENRVLVKHGLKYLAKTQRAGLRALMEVAGIGKKKEFYTETVGFILGPRLNASGRMNSSMHSLKLLLTDDKEEAKKLAEDLDKSNRERQAMEAAILKEAISKVEREVNFKEHRVIVLHGDKWHPGVIGIVASRIVEKFYRPTILVAFNENTGKGSGRSIRNFHLFDALSKCKEHLIEFGGHEHAAGITISKENIDAFRDSLNAVAHEVLQPLDLVPRLEIDAWISLKDITRKFLKELELLEPFGVGNRKPVFAVKGLSLKAKPKILNYNTLKIWVTDGELTYEAVGFKKALDYKLDSASLVFDLAFTPLINVWQGQESIQLQLKDLKFN, translated from the coding sequence ATGGAATCGTTAGACGACAGCGCCGGCGCCGGACTTGCCGAGGCGCTGGGTATATCGCCTGTCCTCGCCCGCCTTCTTATAAAAAGAAGCGTAAATAACCCGCAGGAAGCCCGCAGTTTCCTGTCGTGCGGCCTCTCATCGCTCCATGACCCTTTCCTTTTCAAGGACATGGAGAAAGCGGCCGCGCGGATAAGGTCCGCCATAGAAAATAAGGAGCGCGTCCTCGTTTACGGCGATTACGACGTCGACGGCCTGACAGCCACGGCGCTGTTGTATGCGACGCTGAAGAGATACGGCGTCCACGCGCACAATTATATCCCTGACCGCGTGAAGGAGGGGTACGGCCTTAATCTCGAAGCGCTTGAGAACGCGCGTAAGGACGGCGCAAAACTTGTCATTGCGGTCGATTGCGGTATCACGGCCGCCGAAGAGATAGGTTTCTTAAATAAACATCGCATCGACTCCATAATCCTCGACCACCATCAGCCCGTGAAGGGCAACCTGCCGGAGGCATTAGCGATATTGGACCCGTTCGTTCCGGGCTGCCGTTATCCGTATAAACATCTGGCGAGCGTGGGCCTCGTGTATAAATTAATGCAAGCATTAGGTTGGAGCAGGGAAGAGGACCTCGACTTGGTGGCGCTCGGGACGATATCGGATGTCGCGCCTCTTACCGGGGAGAACAGGGTGCTCGTAAAACACGGCTTGAAATATCTCGCTAAGACGCAGAGGGCCGGCCTAAGGGCGCTTATGGAAGTCGCAGGTATAGGAAAGAAGAAAGAATTTTATACCGAGACTGTGGGATTCATCCTGGGGCCGCGGCTGAATGCCTCGGGCAGGATGAATTCGTCGATGCATTCACTGAAATTGCTCCTGACAGACGATAAAGAAGAGGCGAAAAAACTCGCCGAAGACCTCGATAAGAGCAACCGCGAGCGGCAGGCGATGGAAGCGGCGATACTTAAAGAGGCGATATCGAAGGTCGAGCGCGAAGTGAATTTCAAGGAGCACAGGGTGATAGTCCTCCACGGCGATAAATGGCATCCCGGCGTGATAGGCATAGTCGCCTCGCGCATAGTCGAGAAATTCTACAGGCCGACGATACTGGTCGCGTTCAACGAGAATACGGGCAAGGGGTCGGGGCGCTCGATACGGAATTTCCATCTCTTCGATGCGCTCTCAAAATGTAAGGAGCACCTGATAGAGTTCGGCGGGCATGAGCACGCGGCCGGCATAACCATCTCGAAGGAGAATATAGACGCCTTCCGCGACAGCTTGAACGCCGTCGCTCACGAGGTCCTCCAGCCCCTGGACCTGGTCCCGCGTCTCGAGATAGACGCGTGGATATCCCTTAAGGATATCACCAGGAAATTCCTCAAAGAATTAGAATTGCTAGAGCCGTTCGGGGTGGGCAACCGCAAGCCGGTATTCGCGGTGAAGGGGCTATCGCTTAAAGCGAAGCCGAAGATACTTAACTATAATACGCTGAAGATCTGGGTGACGGACGGGGAACTGACTTACGAGGCGGTCGGTTTCAAGAAAGCCCTTGATTATAAACTCGATTCCGCCTCGCTGGTCTTCGATCTCGCTTTTACGCCTTTGATCAATGTATGGCAGGGGCAGGAGTCGATACAACTGCAGCTTAAGGACCTGAAGTTTAATTAA
- the rpmB gene encoding 50S ribosomal protein L28 — MSKVCDICGKGKMAGKAIKRRGMAKKDGGVGQKITGRSIRRFAPNLQRIKVNLKGVIKTLKVCTACIRSGKIVKA, encoded by the coding sequence ATGTCAAAGGTATGCGATATATGCGGCAAAGGCAAGATGGCAGGTAAGGCCATCAAACGCCGCGGTATGGCCAAGAAGGACGGCGGTGTCGGCCAGAAGATAACGGGCAGAAGCATAAGGCGTTTCGCCCCCAATCTACAGAGGATAAAGGTAAATCTGAAAGGCGTCATCAAGACCCTCAAAGTCTGCACTGCTTGCATCAGGTCGGGTAAGATAGTTAAGGCGTAG